The DNA region GTACGCCGGGCGGCCGGTCAGCCCCGTACCGCGGATGTCGTCGCGGCGCTGGGAGAGGCGATGTGACATGCCGTGACGCATCTCCCACATGACGGTCCGCGCTTGACTGCACACACCACTCATCGTCAGTCTGACGCTATGCCGCCAGAACTCCTTCTCTTCTGCCGGGTGCACGTGGACCTCGTGCGCCACGCCAGTGCGCGCTGTCCGGGTGCCTGAGGAACCCACGGCCCCGTACGCCCCCTCCCAGAAGGACTCGTCGATGACGGCCTCGCCCGACCTCGCCACTCCCCGAACGGCCACGCCCGAGCTCCTGCGCTCCGTGTTCCGGCAGCATGCCGCCGGAGTCGCCGTGATCACCGCCGCCGGCGAGCGGCCGGTCGGCTTCACGGCCACCTCGCTCAGCTCCGTCGCCGCCGAGCCGCCGCTCATCTCCTTCGGGGTGGGCACCTCCTCCTCCAGCTGGCCCGTCGTGGCGGAGGCCGAGCACGTCGGCGTACACATACTCGGGGAGCACCAGCGGGAGCTCGCGGCCACCTTCGCGCGCAGCGGCGCCGACCGCTTCGGCCCTTCCACCGAGTGGCGCCGCGGCCCCCAGGGGGTGCCCCTGCTCGGCGGTGTCGTGGCCTGGCTGGTCTGCCGGGTGGTGGCCCGTGTCCCGGCCGGGGACCACAGCCTCGTGATCGCCGAGGTGGTGGGCGGAGACCCGTCGGGCGGCGGTCGGCCGCTGGTCTACCACCAGGGTCGTTTCACTGCTCTGCGAGACTGACGGCGCGCAGGCGGCGCAGGGGCGGCCACGTTGGCAAGGTCACAGTTCCAAGCGCTTGCTTATGGGGAATGCACTGGATGTACTGACGAGTAATATTTCCTTCGGAGCCTCGGTCGCCCCGACCGGAAACCGCCCCACAAGGCGCCTATGCTGCGTGCAACAAGGCAGCCCAGAAATGACGATGCAGTAGGAGAGCCGGCGTGAGCTTGAGGATCGTTGTCTGTGTGAAGTACGTACCCGACGCCACCGGGGACCGGCACTTCGCCGATGACCTGACCCTGGACCGTGACGACGTCGACGGTCTGCTGTCGGAGCTCGACGAGTACGCGGTCGAGCAGGCGCTGCAGATCGCCGACGAGGCGGACGACGCGGAGATCACCGTGCTGACGGTGGGCCCCGAGGACGCCAAGGACGCGCTGCGCAAGGCCCTGTCGATGGGCGCGCACAAGGCCGTCCACGTCGAGGACGACGACCTGCACGGCACCGACGTCATCGGCACCTCCCTGGTGCTGGCCAAGGCTGTCGAGAAGACCGGTTACGACCTGGTCATCTGCGGCATGGCGTCGACGGACGGCACCATGGGTGTCCTTCCGGCGCTGCTCGCGGAGCGCCTCGGCGTCCCGCAGGTCACGCTCCTGTCCGAGGTCTCCGTCGAGGGCGGCACGGTCAAGGGCCGCCGTGACGGCGACGCCGCGAGCGAGCAGCTCGAGGCCTCCCTCCCGGCCGTGGTCTCCGTGACCGACCAGTCGGGTGAGGCGCGCTACCCGTCCTTCAAGGGCATCATGGCGGCCAAGAAGAAGCCGGTCGAGTCGCTGGACCTCGAGGACCTGGAGATCGAGGCGGACGAGGTCGGTCTCGGGGGCTCCTGGACCGCGGTCGACTCCGCGGCCGAGCGCCCGGCCCGCACGGCGGGCACGATCGTCAAGGACGAGGGCGAGGGCGGCAAGCAGCTGGCCGAGTTCCTTGCGGGCCAGAAGTTCATCTGAGCCCCGGCCGTTCCCTCCACCGCCCCGCACTCCCTCGCACGCAGGAGATTGAAGTCCCATGGCTGAAGTTCTCGTCTATGTCGACCACGTGGACGGTGCCGTCCGCAAGCCCACCCTGGAGCTGCTGACGCTCGCCCGCCGCATCGGCGAGCCCGTCGCCGTCGCCCTCGGCAACGGGGCCGCCGACACCGCCGCCGCGCTCGCCGAGCACGGCGCGGTCAAGGTACTCACCGCCGACGCCCCGGAGTTCGCCGACTACCTCGTCGTACCGAAGGTCGACGCGCTCCAGGCCGCCTACGACGCCGTGTCGCCGGCGGCTGTGCTGCTGCCCTCCTCCGCGGAGGCCAAGGAGATCGCGGCCCGCCTCGCGCTGCGCATCGGCTCCGGCATCATCACCGACGCCGTCGACCTGGAGGCCGGTGAGCAGGGACCGGTCGCCACGCAGTCCGCGTTCGCCGCCTCGTACACCACCAAGTCGCGCGTCTCCAAGGGCACCCCGGTCATCACGGTCAAGCCGAACTCGGTCGCCGTCGAGGCCGCCCCGGCCGCGGGAGCCGTCGAGACCCTCACGGTCTCCTTCTCCGAGCAGGCCACCGGCACGAAGGTCCTCTCCCGCACGCCGCGCGAGTCGACCGGCCGTCCGGAGCTGACCGAGGCCGCGATCGTCGTCTCCGGCGGCCGCGGCGTCAACGGCGCGGAGAACTTCGGACTCATCGAGGCGCTCGCCGACTCCCTCGGC from Streptomyces sp. B1I3 includes:
- a CDS encoding flavin reductase family protein — its product is MTASPDLATPRTATPELLRSVFRQHAAGVAVITAAGERPVGFTATSLSSVAAEPPLISFGVGTSSSSWPVVAEAEHVGVHILGEHQRELAATFARSGADRFGPSTEWRRGPQGVPLLGGVVAWLVCRVVARVPAGDHSLVIAEVVGGDPSGGGRPLVYHQGRFTALRD
- a CDS encoding electron transfer flavoprotein subunit beta/FixA family protein is translated as MSLRIVVCVKYVPDATGDRHFADDLTLDRDDVDGLLSELDEYAVEQALQIADEADDAEITVLTVGPEDAKDALRKALSMGAHKAVHVEDDDLHGTDVIGTSLVLAKAVEKTGYDLVICGMASTDGTMGVLPALLAERLGVPQVTLLSEVSVEGGTVKGRRDGDAASEQLEASLPAVVSVTDQSGEARYPSFKGIMAAKKKPVESLDLEDLEIEADEVGLGGSWTAVDSAAERPARTAGTIVKDEGEGGKQLAEFLAGQKFI
- a CDS encoding electron transfer flavoprotein subunit alpha/FixB family protein → MAEVLVYVDHVDGAVRKPTLELLTLARRIGEPVAVALGNGAADTAAALAEHGAVKVLTADAPEFADYLVVPKVDALQAAYDAVSPAAVLLPSSAEAKEIAARLALRIGSGIITDAVDLEAGEQGPVATQSAFAASYTTKSRVSKGTPVITVKPNSVAVEAAPAAGAVETLTVSFSEQATGTKVLSRTPRESTGRPELTEAAIVVSGGRGVNGAENFGLIEALADSLGAAVGASRAAVDAGWYPHTNQVGQTGKSVSPQLYIASGISGAIQHRAGMQTSKTIVAINKDAEAPIFDLVDYGVVGDLFQVVPQLTDEVKTRKG